From Oscillatoria sp. FACHB-1407, a single genomic window includes:
- a CDS encoding ABC transporter ATP-binding protein, which translates to MKTIIRLEHISKIYGSGNTEVRALSDVNLTVDAGEYCSIMGPSGSGKSTAMNVIGCLDRPTSGSYYLDGLDVAQLRDEELAHIRNRKIGFVFQQFHLLPQLSALENVALPMVYAGVPQRERQERAAEALTRVGLANRLNNKPNQLSGGQQQRVAIARAIVNRPVLLLADEPTGALDSHTTQEVMDIFAELNKSGITVVMVTHEPEVARLTNRVVWFRDGEVMNAHMHPSDLAQVSFTS; encoded by the coding sequence ATGAAGACTATCATTCGTCTCGAACACATCTCTAAAATCTACGGCTCTGGCAATACAGAAGTGCGAGCATTGTCAGATGTCAATTTGACAGTGGATGCAGGCGAATATTGCTCCATCATGGGTCCCTCTGGGTCGGGCAAATCAACGGCGATGAATGTGATTGGCTGTCTCGATCGCCCCACCTCTGGCAGTTACTACTTAGACGGTTTAGATGTGGCTCAACTGCGCGACGAAGAATTGGCTCACATCCGTAACCGCAAAATTGGCTTTGTATTTCAACAGTTTCACCTGTTGCCACAACTGAGTGCACTTGAAAACGTTGCGCTGCCAATGGTCTATGCGGGAGTGCCCCAGCGAGAACGGCAAGAAAGAGCCGCAGAAGCATTGACTCGCGTCGGTCTAGCAAATCGGCTGAACAACAAACCCAATCAACTGTCTGGGGGACAACAACAACGGGTGGCGATCGCCCGTGCTATTGTCAATCGTCCAGTGTTGCTGTTAGCCGATGAACCGACCGGAGCACTTGACTCTCACACTACACAAGAGGTCATGGACATCTTCGCGGAACTCAATAAGAGTGGTATTACGGTTGTCATGGTGACCCACGAACCGGAAGTGGCTCGGCTCACCAATCGCGTTGTCTGGTTCCGCGATGGCGAAGTCATGAACGCTCATATGCATCCCAGTGATTTGGCGCAAGTTTCGTTTACCTCCTAA
- a CDS encoding ABC transporter permease yields MDIFESIGMAVRTLTANKMRSTLTMLGIIIGNASVITMVGVGEGAKQYASEQFESLGPNVLFIIPGNDESRNRTLNLPRNLTLEDANAIASQVPSVDEVSPQLQNQYPVTYRSETASTLVTGTTPNFTTVRSFEVERGRFFTDLDLERNNRVAAIGADIANSLFGNSDPIGQQIRIRNLSFEVIGVMEAKGAFLGNNQDDVVFIPLTTMSSRLTGNSSPYGTEVTFISATARDEASVGAAQFQITNLLRLRHKVVNEDDFTVRTQKDALEIVSNVTGALTLMLAAIAGISLFVGGIGIMNIMLVSVRERTHEIGLRKAIGASQQDILVQFMIEAIILAAIGGIVGTAIGTGGVMLVSSLTPLKTGVSTSAVVVAVGVSGAIGLFFGVVPARQAAKLDPIVALRSA; encoded by the coding sequence ATGGATATCTTTGAAAGCATTGGAATGGCTGTCAGAACGTTGACGGCTAACAAGATGAGAAGTACGCTGACCATGCTGGGCATCATCATCGGCAATGCGTCGGTGATTACGATGGTGGGCGTGGGTGAAGGGGCAAAGCAATATGCTTCTGAGCAGTTTGAGTCGTTGGGACCCAATGTGCTGTTCATCATTCCTGGCAATGATGAGTCGCGCAACCGAACTCTAAACTTGCCGCGTAACTTGACCTTAGAAGATGCAAACGCGATCGCCTCTCAGGTTCCCTCAGTGGACGAGGTGTCTCCTCAGTTGCAAAATCAGTATCCGGTTACCTATCGCAGTGAAACAGCAAGCACGTTGGTGACGGGCACGACGCCTAACTTTACAACGGTTCGCAGTTTTGAAGTTGAGCGGGGTCGTTTCTTCACCGATCTCGATCTGGAGCGCAACAACCGAGTTGCGGCAATTGGCGCAGATATTGCCAACAGTTTGTTTGGCAACTCAGACCCGATTGGGCAACAAATTCGCATTCGCAACCTCAGTTTTGAAGTGATTGGGGTAATGGAGGCAAAAGGCGCATTTTTAGGTAACAACCAGGATGATGTGGTCTTTATTCCCCTGACAACGATGTCCAGTCGGCTCACAGGCAACTCCTCCCCCTATGGCACAGAGGTGACGTTTATCTCAGCCACCGCCAGAGATGAGGCATCGGTGGGAGCCGCACAGTTTCAGATTACGAACCTGCTGCGGTTACGCCACAAAGTGGTGAATGAGGACGACTTCACAGTGCGCACTCAAAAAGACGCGCTAGAGATTGTCAGCAATGTGACGGGTGCTCTGACGTTGATGTTGGCAGCGATCGCCGGAATCTCCCTCTTCGTCGGTGGCATCGGCATCATGAACATCATGCTGGTGTCGGTGCGTGAGCGTACCCACGAGATCGGTCTGCGGAAGGCGATCGGGGCATCGCAACAGGATATCTTGGTGCAGTTTATGATTGAGGCGATTATTTTGGCAGCGATCGGTGGCATTGTAGGAACAGCGATCGGTACAGGCGGCGTGATGTTGGTTAGCAGCCTGACTCCCCTTAAAACTGGCGTTTCGACCTCAGCCGTCGTGGTAGCAGTGGGTGTCTCTGGGGCGATCGGGCTGTTCTTTGGAGTAGTTCCGGCGCGGCAAGCTGCAAAACTCGATCCGATTGTGGCGTTGAGGAGTGCGTGA